A stretch of Schistocerca cancellata isolate TAMUIC-IGC-003103 chromosome 3, iqSchCanc2.1, whole genome shotgun sequence DNA encodes these proteins:
- the LOC126175997 gene encoding reticulon-4-like, producing the protein METSATNVEKDKEHASDIVSSAVSTEATGMRRDHESIDDFEHLEPESSPLSETPGKHSFDVNQDMKPAVNSGKDIVSSTIVGKAENNQNSSEFSLLGDSKVGSVEAGNTPETLEEIPQAEFSNKLIDFESHDEQTKLDPKLNVEPEKSLFATTESNKQAPENLFDLPTQDGSGLDLFNRSEISPKGSDASAMSQAFMEMERGGMREEKNLRNEDILQPEVQNIEPKTDELPKQKTEEKKPAEPEFHPAFAHLKDEAHDDDSFKDTDSIPEQIKAEDKFKDFPEEIHASKQDFGFPEPNGHGDFHVPAPATKGSEDNSASDRLEDKKVKETKPDDNVTKHDLELGIPAKVMGKHKLEEKSPVKTKPEVVPPTIKSEAKKTPPKVDDEPVIAPFALASIGLDAWFKPDILHPKVVELIYWRDPKKSGIVFGSVLGILLSLTYVSLISVIAYLSLAILTGTISFRVYKTVLQAVQKTTSDGHPFKDILELDLTLPQEKVREMTDLAVAHLNAAARELRRLFLVEDLVDSIKFGVLLWCLTYVGA; encoded by the coding sequence ATGGAAACCTCTGCTACTAACGTGGAAAAGGATAAGGAGCATGCCAGCGACATCGTGTCTTCGGCAGTTTCCACTGAAGCAACGGGTATGCGACGAGATCATGAATCTATTGATGATTTTGAGCATTTAGAACCCGAATCTTCTCCTTTGTCAGAAACACCCGGGAAGCATAGTTTTGATGTTAATCAAGACATGAAACCCGCTGTCAATTCTGGCAAGGATATTGTTTCTTCTACTATTGTTGGTAAAGCTGAAAACAACCAGAATTCTTCAGAGTTTTCGCTTTTGGGTGATTCAAAGGTAGGATCTGTCGAAGCCGGCAACACGCCGGAGACACTTGAAGAAATTCCGCAAGCTGAGTTTTCAAACAAATTGATAGATTTTGAATCGCATGATGAGCAGACAAAACTCGACCCGAAGTTAAACGTGGAGCCTGAAAAATCCCTCTTTGCAACGACTGAATCAAACAAGCAGGCTCCCGAAAACTTGTTCGATCTACCCACACAGGACGGTTCTGGTCTAGATTTATTTAACAGATCTGAAATATCACCCAAAGGGTCTGATGCAAGTGCTATGTCCCAAGCGTttatggagatggagagaggagggaTGCGGGAAGAGAAAAACTTAAGAAATGAAGATATTCTTCAACCTGAAGTGCAGAATATAGAACCAAAAACAGACGAATTACCAAAACAAAAAACTGAGGAAAAGAAGCCAGCGGAGCCAGAGTTTCACCCAGCTTTTGCACACCTGAAAGATGAAGCCCATGATGATGACAGCTTCAAAGATACGGATTCCATACCAGAACAAATAAAGGCAGAAGACAAGTTCAAAGATTTTCCAGAAGAGATACACGCTTCAAAGCAGGACTTCGGTTTTCCAGAACCCAATGGACACGGTGATTTTCATGTGCCGGCACCAGCTACAAAAGGCAGTGAAGACAATTCTGCATCTGACAGGCTAGAGGACAAAAAAGTTAAAGAAACAAAGCCAGATGACAATGTGACAAAGCATGACTTGGAACTTGGAATTCCTGCCAAAGTAATGGGAAAACATAAGTTGGAAGAAAAATCGCCAGTCAAAACCAAACCCGAAGTAGTACCACCCACAATTAAGTCGGAAGCAAAGAAAACGCCCCCTAAAGTCGATGATGAGCCTGTAATAGCACCATTCGCATTGGCATCAATTGGCTTAGACGCATGGTTTAAGCCAGACATACTTCATCCAAAAGTTGTGGAGCTCATCTACTGGAGGGACCCAAAGAAGTCTGGCATTGTATTTGGAAGTGTGCTGGgaattttgctgtctctgacttatGTCTCACTCATCAGTGTTATTGCTTATCTCTCACTTGCAATTCTGACGGGAACAATTAGTTTCCGTGTTTACAAGACTGTGCTGCAGGCAGTTCAGAAAACTACTTCAGATGGACATCCATTCAAGGACATACTGGAACTGGATCTGACCCTGCCGCAAGAGAAAGTACGTGAGATGACTGACTTAGCTGTTGCCCATCTGAATGCAGCAGCACGTGAACTGAGGCGGCTGTTCCTGGTAGAGGACCTTGTAGACTCAATTAAGTTTGGAGTTCTACTGTGGTGCCTGACATATGTTGGGGCGTGA